The Tropicibacter oceani DNA segment GGCGGGCACGATGCTTTGGTGGCCGAAGGCGGGCTTTATGCCCGGCTGGCGCGGCTTCAGTTCACCGATGGGGTCGCGGCCGAGTGACCGCTTGCCGGCCTTGCGCGCGCAGCCACCTGCGGGAGTGAGGGGCGCTGCCCCTCACGCTCCCCGGAGTATTTTGACCAAGAAGAAGCAGGGACGCGGCGTCACGAAGAAGCTGCCGCAGCGTCCCTTCCTCTTGCGCGAATGCGTTTTCCTTTCCACAGTGCTGGCAATGAAAAAAAACAGGGAGGAGGGCCGACCATGACCTATGCAGGGGTGGCCGACCGTGATGCAATACAAGGGGCGATGCCCTGGGATCAGCGCGACGTTCCGAAAACGATCTGGGGCCAGCTGTCCAAAACCGCTGATGCCTTTCCCGATCGTCCGGCCGTCAGCTATCAGCTGTTGTCCGGGCCCAAGGACAAGTCAGAGACGCTGAGCTGGCGCGAGTTGCAGGCCAGGACAGCGCAGGCGGCGAACCTTTTTCGCAGTCTCGGCATCGGTGAAGGCGATGTGATCGCCTATGTGCTGCCCAACTGCAACGAGACGATTGCCACGCTGTTGGGGGGCGCCGTTGCGGGCATCGTCAATCCGATCAACCCGCTTTTGGAGCCTGAGCAGATCGCCTCGATCCTGCGCGAGACCAAGGCCAAGGTCGTTGTCACGCTGAAACCTTTCCCCAAGACCGATGTGCCGCAGAAGGTGGCCGAGGCGGTGCAGCATGCGCCGGGGGTGAATACGGTTCTGGAGGTCGATCTGAACCGCTATCTGGCGCCGCCCAAAAGCTGGATCGTGCCTTTGGTGCGGCCGAAGCTGGACCGCAGCCATGCCCATGCCGACTACAAGTGTTTCTCGAAAGAGGTTGCGAAGCAGTCGAGGACCCTGGGGTTCGCCGACAGCACCGATGACCGGATCGCCGCCTATTTCCACACCGGCGGCACCACCGGCATGCCCAAGGTGGCCCAGCACAAATACAGCGGGATGATCTATAACGGCTGGCTGGGGGCGACGCTGCTGTTTGACGAGCGGGACAACATCATGTGTCCGCTGCCGTTGTTCCACGTCTTTGCCTGCCACGTCATCCTGATGGCGGCGCTGTGTTCGGGGGCGCATGTGGTGTTCCCGACGCCTGCGGGCTATCGCGGCGAAGGTGTGTTCGACAATTTCTGGAAGCTGTGCGAGCGCTGGAAGATCAGCTTTGTGATCACCGTTCCCACGGCCGTTGCGGCGCTGATGCAGCGCCCGGTGGATGCGGATATTTCCAGCATCAAGACGGCGTTTTCGGGGTCGGCCCCGATGCCTTTGGAGTTGTTCAAGCGGTTCGAGGCGGCCTGCGGGGTTACCATCTGCGAAGGCTATGGTCTGACCGAGGCGACCTGCCTGGTCAGCGTCAACCCGCCGGACGGCGAAAAGAAGGTCGGATCGACCGGCATCGCGCTGCCCTATACGGACGTGAAGATCGTCAAGATGGTGGGTGACGCGCCGGTGGAATGCAGCGTCGACGAGGTCGGCGAGATCTGTATTTCCAACCCCGGCGTTTTTGCGGGCCATACCTATACCGAGGCGGAAAAGAACGCCGATCTGTTCCACTATGGCACCCATCTGCGCACCGGCGATCTGGGCCGGGTGGATGCGGACGGCTACCTGTGGATCACCGGCCGGGCCAAGGATCTGATCATCCGCTCGGGTCACAACATCGACCCCGCCGAGATCGAAGAGGCCCTGCTGGCGCATCCGGCGGTCGCCTTTGCCGGGGCCATCGGCCAGCCGGATGCCTATGCCGGCGAATTGCCCTGCGCCTTTGTCGAGCTGGTGTCCGGGGCAAGCGTTACCGAAGAGGAACTGCTGGAGCATGCCAGGGTGCATGTCCACGAACGCGCCGCCCATCCCAAGCACATGACCATCCTCGGCGAGCTGCCCAAAACCGCCGTCGGCAAGGTCTTCAAGCCCGATCTGCGCAAGGCCGCGATCACCCGCGTCTATAACGCGGCGTTGGAAGAGCAGGGGCTTGCGGCGCGGGTGGTTTCGGTCGTTGACGACAAAAAGCGCGGCCTTGTGGCGCAGCTTGACCGCAATGGCGCCGAAGAGACAACGGTGGCCGAGGTGCTTGGCGCCTTCACGCGGCCTTGGGAATGGTCCCAGTGACAGGGCATGGCCCGGCGTCGCAGCCGGGCCATGCCGATCAGGTGTAGGCGATCCACAGCAGGATGACGCCAAGGATCACGCGGTAGATCACGTAAGGCGTAAAACTGACCGAGCGCAGCAGGCGCATCATCAAGGTCAGCGCCAAAAGCGCCGCGACAAAGGCCATGACGGCGGCGATGGCGCCGTCGCGCGCGGCAGCGGCATCGGCGGTCGCCGCCACTTCGAGCCCCAGCAAGGTCCCCGAGGCGATGATCGTGGGGATCGACATCAGCATCGACAGGCGCGCCGCGTCGTGACGGGCATAGCCCAACTGGCGCGCCGCCGTGATCGTGATGCCAGACCGCGAGGTGCCGGGGATCAGCGCCACCGCCTGCCACAACCCCATGATGACGGCGTCGCGCAGGGTCCAGTCGGGGGCGGTCTTTTCGACGCTGCCCCGGCTGTCGGCCCAGTACAGCACCAGTCCGAAAATCAGCATCGTCCAGCCGATCACCGCGGTCGAGCGCAGCATGTCGTTCAGGCCGGTGACCTTCAGCACCAGACCGGCCAGGATCACGGGGATCGTGGCGACCAACAGCAGAAAGGCCAGCTTGGCCCCCGGGCTGTCCAGCCGTCCGCGCAGCATGGCGGGGATGCCGAAAAGGGCCTCTTGGACGTCTTTCCAGAAATACAGCACGACGGCGAACAGGGTGCCGATATGGACGGCAACGTCCAGAACCTGGCCCTGATCCGCCATGCCGGTCAGATTCGGCAGCAGAATCAGGTGCCCCGAGGACGAAATGGGCAAGAATTCGGTAATCCCTTGGATCAATGCAAGGATCAGCAGGTGGGCAAAGGTCATCTGGTATCATCCGTAGTGGAAAATCAGGCTCTGTATAACCTATTGGACTAGCGACGAAACGCCATTTAAAGGACCGGTTCGGACCTAAAAGGCGGGGATTCAGGGGGCTTTGGGGCGGGCGCTTTGGAAAAATATCGAATATAGGTCAGCATGACTTACTTTTCATCCGTTTCCGCCTTGTGTAGAGAGTCGAAACCGGAATCCCTGAACGGAGCAAGACCAAGATGGCCAAGCAGCCCATGCTGAAATTCGTAGATGTTGCACGCGACATGCCCGAAAAGCGTGATGCGGACGTCCGCAACAAGGATTTCGACGAGATTTACGCCGAATACGCCCAGGCCAAGGCCGAAGAGCAGGCGAGCCGCTGCAGCCAGTGCGGCGTGCCCTATTGCCAAAGCCATTGCCCGCTGCACAACAACATTCCCGACTGGCTGCGCCTGACCGCGACGGGCCGTCTGGAAGAGGCGTACGAGATCAGCCAGGCCACCAACACCTTTCCGGAAATCTGCGGCCGCATCTGCCCGCAGGATCGCCTGTGCGAAGGCAACTGCGTCATCGAGCAATCCGGTCACGGCACGGTCACCATCGGGTCGGTCGAAAAATACATCACCGATACTGCTTGGGAAAAGGGCTGGGTCAAGCCCGGCGTTCCGATGCAGGAACGCGGTGAAAGCGTGGGCATCATCGGTGCCGGCCCCGGCGGGCTGGCGGCGGCGGACATGCTGCGCCGTGCCGGTCTGCAGGTCACGGTCTATGACCGCTATGACCGCGCCGGCGGCTTGCTGACCTATGGCATCCCTGGCTTCAAGCTGGAAAAGGATGTGGTCATGCGCCGGATCGACCAGCTGGAACAGGCTGGGGTGCGCTTTGTCCAGAACTGCAATGTCGGCGAGGATATGACCTTTGACGACATTCGGGCGCAGCATGATGCGGTGATCATCGCCACCGGCGTCTACAAGTCGCGCGACCTGCGCGGGCCGGGTGTCGGAGCCACGGGGATTGCACGGGCCATCGACTATCTGACTGCCTCGAACCGCGCCGCCAACTTTGGCGACAAGGTGCCGGAATTCGAAAGCGGCGAACTGAACGCCAAGGGCAAGAAGGTCGTCGTCATCGGCGGCGGCGACACCGCCATGGACTGCGTGCGCACCGCCGTGCGCCAAGGCGCAAGCAGCGTCAAACTGCTGTACCGCCGCGACCGCGCCAACATGCCGGGCAGCCAGCGTGAAGTGCAGAACGCCGAGGAAGAAGGCGTTCAGTTTGAATGGCTTACCGCGCCCAAGGGCTTCAAGGGCGATCCGGTTTCGGCCGTGGTGGTCGAACGCATGCGTCTGGGCCTGCCCGATGCGACGGGCCGTCAAAGCCCCGAACTGATCGAAGGCAGCGACTATGACGAACCGGCCGATCTGGTGATCAAGGCGCTGGGGTTCGAGCCCGAAGACCTGCCGACGCTGTGGGGACAGCCCGAGCTGGAAGTGACCCGCTGGGGCACCGTCAAGGCCGAGTTCACCAGTGGCCGCACCGCCATGCCGGGCGTCTATGCCATCGGCGATATCGTCCGCGGCGCATCGCTGGTGGTCTGGGCAATCCGCGACGGGCGCGACTGTGCAGAGGCCCTGTTGACGGACCTCAACGCCGAGGCTGCCGTCGCGGCGGAGTGATCGAAAAGGGCAATCGGTACGAAACAGGCCGGGTTTGGTACAGAGTGCACCGGGCCTGAGCGGCGGCAAAATCGCCCCTTTGGACGGGTTTGGTACGAAACCCGGCGCGTTTGGTACAGATTGCAAGGCTGTTGTGCGGGTCCGCACATTGCCCGGAAATCGGGCGCTAACCAAGGTTAAAGGGTCAGGGCGACTGACCCGGACTGTCGAAAGGATGAAGGATGTCTGAACAGGGAACCAAGCGGGAAGGCGGCTGCATGTGCGGCGCCGTGCGCTTTGTTGCCACGGATGTCCCGTCCAAGGCCGGGGTCTGCCATTGCGAGATGTGCCGCCGCTGGACCGGCAGCGCGCTGATTGGCGTGACCGTGCCGACGGACAAGGTGACCTGGAGCGGCGACGCGCTGGGCGTAATCGCGTCCAGCCACTGGGCCGAGCGCGGGTTTTGCACCAAATGCGGGTCGGGGATGTATTTCCGGGTGACGATGCCGGGCGACTGGTTCGGCACCACCGAACTGCCGATCGGCCTTTTCGATGATGCAAAC contains these protein-coding regions:
- a CDS encoding acyl-CoA synthetase: MTYAGVADRDAIQGAMPWDQRDVPKTIWGQLSKTADAFPDRPAVSYQLLSGPKDKSETLSWRELQARTAQAANLFRSLGIGEGDVIAYVLPNCNETIATLLGGAVAGIVNPINPLLEPEQIASILRETKAKVVVTLKPFPKTDVPQKVAEAVQHAPGVNTVLEVDLNRYLAPPKSWIVPLVRPKLDRSHAHADYKCFSKEVAKQSRTLGFADSTDDRIAAYFHTGGTTGMPKVAQHKYSGMIYNGWLGATLLFDERDNIMCPLPLFHVFACHVILMAALCSGAHVVFPTPAGYRGEGVFDNFWKLCERWKISFVITVPTAVAALMQRPVDADISSIKTAFSGSAPMPLELFKRFEAACGVTICEGYGLTEATCLVSVNPPDGEKKVGSTGIALPYTDVKIVKMVGDAPVECSVDEVGEICISNPGVFAGHTYTEAEKNADLFHYGTHLRTGDLGRVDADGYLWITGRAKDLIIRSGHNIDPAEIEEALLAHPAVAFAGAIGQPDAYAGELPCAFVELVSGASVTEEELLEHARVHVHERAAHPKHMTILGELPKTAVGKVFKPDLRKAAITRVYNAALEEQGLAARVVSVVDDKKRGLVAQLDRNGAEETTVAEVLGAFTRPWEWSQ
- a CDS encoding undecaprenyl-diphosphate phosphatase, yielding MTFAHLLILALIQGITEFLPISSSGHLILLPNLTGMADQGQVLDVAVHIGTLFAVVLYFWKDVQEALFGIPAMLRGRLDSPGAKLAFLLLVATIPVILAGLVLKVTGLNDMLRSTAVIGWTMLIFGLVLYWADSRGSVEKTAPDWTLRDAVIMGLWQAVALIPGTSRSGITITAARQLGYARHDAARLSMLMSIPTIIASGTLLGLEVAATADAAAARDGAIAAVMAFVAALLALTLMMRLLRSVSFTPYVIYRVILGVILLWIAYT
- a CDS encoding NAD(P)-dependent oxidoreductase is translated as MAKQPMLKFVDVARDMPEKRDADVRNKDFDEIYAEYAQAKAEEQASRCSQCGVPYCQSHCPLHNNIPDWLRLTATGRLEEAYEISQATNTFPEICGRICPQDRLCEGNCVIEQSGHGTVTIGSVEKYITDTAWEKGWVKPGVPMQERGESVGIIGAGPGGLAAADMLRRAGLQVTVYDRYDRAGGLLTYGIPGFKLEKDVVMRRIDQLEQAGVRFVQNCNVGEDMTFDDIRAQHDAVIIATGVYKSRDLRGPGVGATGIARAIDYLTASNRAANFGDKVPEFESGELNAKGKKVVVIGGGDTAMDCVRTAVRQGASSVKLLYRRDRANMPGSQREVQNAEEEGVQFEWLTAPKGFKGDPVSAVVVERMRLGLPDATGRQSPELIEGSDYDEPADLVIKALGFEPEDLPTLWGQPELEVTRWGTVKAEFTSGRTAMPGVYAIGDIVRGASLVVWAIRDGRDCAEALLTDLNAEAAVAAE
- a CDS encoding GFA family protein — its product is MSEQGTKREGGCMCGAVRFVATDVPSKAGVCHCEMCRRWTGSALIGVTVPTDKVTWSGDALGVIASSHWAERGFCTKCGSGMYFRVTMPGDWFGTTELPIGLFDDANGFEITNEIYIDHKPDSFAYAGMDGRRLLTRQECVEKFGVLDGGGPED